A single Thermovirga sp. DNA region contains:
- the hslV gene encoding ATP-dependent protease subunit HslV has product GAKKVRRLYDGRVLTGFAGGTADAMTLLERFEKRLAEHSGNLIRAATELVKDWRTDRVLRRLEAMMLVADRGTTLLLSGAGDILEPEGEACAIGSGAGYALAAARALLESSDARADEIARRSLVIASKICIYTNDSITLEVLED; this is encoded by the coding sequence GGGCGCCAAAAAAGTGAGGCGCCTTTACGACGGCCGCGTGCTCACCGGGTTTGCCGGTGGCACCGCCGATGCGATGACCCTCCTGGAGCGTTTCGAGAAGAGGCTGGCCGAGCATAGCGGCAACCTCATCAGGGCCGCCACGGAACTGGTCAAGGACTGGCGCACCGACAGGGTCCTCAGGAGGCTCGAAGCCATGATGCTCGTGGCCGACCGAGGAACGACCCTCCTCCTGAGCGGCGCCGGCGACATCCTGGAGCCGGAGGGCGAGGCCTGCGCCATAGGTTCGGGTGCCGGCTACGCCTTGGCCGCCGCGAGAGCTCTCCTGGAATCCTCCGATGCCAGGGCGGACGAGATTGCCAGGAGATCCCTGGTCATAGCATCGAAGATTTGCATCTACACCAACGATTCCATCACGCTGGAGGTGCTCGAGGATTGA